The Osmerus eperlanus chromosome 7, fOsmEpe2.1, whole genome shotgun sequence genome includes a region encoding these proteins:
- the tent5ba gene encoding terminal nucleotidyltransferase 5ba isoform X1, whose translation MSNGDASDQSRRFSVLSWDQVQRLDSILGDAIPIHGRGNFPTLSVQPRHIVQVVRARLAQRGVAVRDVRLNGSAASHVLHQDTGLGYKDLDLIFGVSLQDDEAFRLVKDVVLDCLLDFLPAGVSKERISALTLKEAYVQKLVKVCNDTDRWSLISLSNNTGKNVELKFVDSLRRQFEFSVDSFQICLDSLLLFDRCSETPMSESFHPTVRGESVYGDFREAIGHLSRKVIATRNPEEIRGGGLLKYCHLLVRGFRPASETEMKSLQRYMCSRFFIDFSDILEQQRKLEAYLQNHFSGMEHKRYECLATLHGVVNESTVCLMGHERRQTLSLISMLALRALAEQNAIPAVANVTCFYQPAPYVRDVNFSNYYVAHVQPPLIQACSRSYQTWLPCN comes from the exons ATGTCCAACGGTGATGCGTCGGATCAGAGTCGGCGgttctctgtcctgtcctgggaTCAGGTGCAGCGCTTGGACTCAATCCTTGGAGACGCAATCCCTATTCACGGCCGCGGAAATTTCCCTACACTCTCAGTGCAACCCCGACACATTGTCCAG GTGGTGCGGGCCCGGCTGGCCCAGCGGGGGGTGGCCGTGCGGGACGTGAGGCTCAACGGTTCGGCCGCCAGCCACGTGCTCCACCAGGACACAGGCCTGGGCTACAAGGACCTGGACCTGATCTTCGGCGTGTCTCTGCAGGACGATGAGGCCTTCCGGCTCGTCAAGGACGTGGTGTTGGACTGTCTGTTGGACTTCCTGCCAGCGGGGGTCAGCAAGGAGCGCATCTCGGCACTGACCCTCAAGGAGGCGTACGTTCAGAAACTGGTGAAGGTGTGCAACGACACGGACCGCTGGAgcctcatctctctgtccaACAACACGGGCAAGAACGTGGAGCTGAAATTCGTGGACTCTCTGAGGCGGCAGTTTGAGTTCAGCGTGGACTCCTTCCAGATCTGCCTGGACTCCCTGCTGCTGTTCGACCGCTGCTCCGAGACGCCCATGTCCGAGAGCTTCCACCCCACCGTGCGCGGCGAGAGCGTGTACGGGGACTTCCGCGAGGCCATCGGCCACCTCTCCCGCAAGGTCATTGCCACGCGCAACCCGGAGGAGATCCGGGGTGGCGGGCTGCTCAAATACTGCCACCTGCTGGTGCGGGGCTTCCGTCCGGCCTCGGAGACGGAGATGAAGTCCCTGCAGCGCTACATGTGCTCGCGCTTCTTCATCGACTTCTCCGACATCCTGGAGCAGCAGAGGAAGCTGGAGGCCTACCTGCAGAACCACTTCAGCGGCATGGAGCACAAGCGCTACGAGTGCCTGGCGACCCTGCACGGCGTGGTGAACGAGAGCACCGTGTGCCTGATGGGCCACGAGCGGCGGCAGACGCTGAGCCTCATCTCCATGCTGGCGCTGCGTGCGCTGGCCGAGCAGAACGCCATCCCCGCCGTCGCCAACGTCACCTGCTTCTACCAGCCCGCCCCGTACGTGCGCGACGTCAACTTCAGCAATTACTACGTGGCTCACGTGCAGCCGCCCCTCATCCAGGCCTGCAGCAGATCCTACCAGACGTGGCTGCCCTGCAACTGA
- the tent5ba gene encoding terminal nucleotidyltransferase 5ba isoform X2 encodes MSNGDASDQSRRFSVLSWDQVQRLDSILGDAIPIHGRGNFPTLSVQPRHIVQVVRARLAQRGVAVRDVRLNGSAASHVLHQDTGLGYKDLDLIFGVSLQDDEAFRLVKDVVLDCLLDFLPAGVSKERISALTLKEAYVQKLVKVCNDTDRWSLISLSNNTGKNVELKFVDSLRRQFEFSVDSFQICLDSLLLFDRCSGLLRHPGAAEEAGGLPAEPLQRHGAQALRVPGDPARRGEREHRVPDGPRAAADAEPHLHAGAACAGRAERHPRRRQRHLLLPARPVRARRQLQQLLRGSRAAAPHPGLQQILPDVAALQLSCSACVWVCRCV; translated from the exons ATGTCCAACGGTGATGCGTCGGATCAGAGTCGGCGgttctctgtcctgtcctgggaTCAGGTGCAGCGCTTGGACTCAATCCTTGGAGACGCAATCCCTATTCACGGCCGCGGAAATTTCCCTACACTCTCAGTGCAACCCCGACACATTGTCCAG GTGGTGCGGGCCCGGCTGGCCCAGCGGGGGGTGGCCGTGCGGGACGTGAGGCTCAACGGTTCGGCCGCCAGCCACGTGCTCCACCAGGACACAGGCCTGGGCTACAAGGACCTGGACCTGATCTTCGGCGTGTCTCTGCAGGACGATGAGGCCTTCCGGCTCGTCAAGGACGTGGTGTTGGACTGTCTGTTGGACTTCCTGCCAGCGGGGGTCAGCAAGGAGCGCATCTCGGCACTGACCCTCAAGGAGGCGTACGTTCAGAAACTGGTGAAGGTGTGCAACGACACGGACCGCTGGAgcctcatctctctgtccaACAACACGGGCAAGAACGTGGAGCTGAAATTCGTGGACTCTCTGAGGCGGCAGTTTGAGTTCAGCGTGGACTCCTTCCAGATCTGCCTGGACTCCCTGCTGCTGTTCGACCGCTGCTCCG GACTTCTCCGACATCCTGGAGCAGCAGAGGAAGCTGGAGGCCTACCTGCAGAACCACTTCAGCGGCATGGAGCACAAGCGCTACGAGTGCCTGGCGACCCTGCACGGCGTGGTGAACGAGAGCACCGTGTGCCTGATGGGCCACGAGCGGCGGCAGACGCTGAGCCTCATCTCCATGCTGGCGCTGCGTGCGCTGGCCGAGCAGAACGCCATCCCCGCCGTCGCCAACGTCACCTGCTTCTACCAGCCCGCCCCGTACGTGCGCGACGTCAACTTCAGCAATTACTACGTGGCTCACGTGCAGCCGCCCCTCATCCAGGCCTGCAGCAGATCCTACCAGACGTGGCTGCCCTGCAACTGAGCTgctcagcgtgtgtgtgggtgtgtaggtgtgtgtag